Proteins from a genomic interval of Desulfofustis limnaeus:
- the rnd gene encoding ribonuclease D, which produces MKQKKETSMIADTQELSQLIDQARSVPYVALDTEFVWERTYYPQLGLIQLALAADQCYLIDPLAIDDLSSLGTLLADSNVVKILHDAPQDLAILSRATGSMPSAIFDTRVAAGFAGLSSTIGLAELITTLLGIELEKSQTRTDWLKRPLAPQQMAYALDDVRYLGAVRAALLDRITAGVIRNWLHEELDMVHQPTPLTGNDDQQRYRKVKGAVTLHGKEVAVLRELTAWREREARRLDRPRGHLLTDAQLIDLAKTACTNRDELKAAGLLSPKKLQRYGETILALIRAGRSVPPHQVPRIEAPTRLNKREKMRYERLLEEIRHRCEALAIDPQLVGSAAELRLVVRHADAPDNRLPAKFRQGWRRTFLEEYLVQPG; this is translated from the coding sequence ATGAAACAAAAAAAAGAGACGTCGATGATCGCCGATACGCAAGAACTCAGCCAGCTGATCGACCAGGCCCGCTCTGTACCATACGTTGCGCTGGATACCGAGTTTGTCTGGGAACGCACCTATTACCCGCAGCTGGGCCTCATCCAGCTGGCTCTTGCCGCTGACCAATGCTATCTGATCGACCCGCTGGCCATCGACGATCTGTCGTCGCTGGGCACGCTACTGGCCGACAGCAACGTGGTGAAAATCCTCCACGACGCCCCGCAGGATCTGGCCATTTTGTCCCGGGCCACCGGGTCGATGCCAAGCGCCATCTTCGACACCAGGGTGGCCGCCGGATTCGCCGGCCTTTCCTCGACCATCGGTCTGGCGGAACTGATCACCACCCTGCTCGGCATCGAGCTGGAAAAGAGCCAGACCAGGACCGATTGGCTGAAACGGCCGCTGGCACCGCAACAAATGGCATACGCCCTGGACGACGTCCGCTATCTTGGGGCAGTGCGTGCTGCGCTGCTGGACCGGATCACGGCAGGCGTGATCCGAAACTGGCTGCACGAGGAGCTGGACATGGTACACCAGCCGACGCCCCTGACCGGCAATGACGATCAGCAGCGATACCGCAAGGTCAAGGGTGCGGTCACCTTGCACGGCAAGGAAGTGGCGGTGTTGCGGGAGCTGACGGCCTGGCGGGAACGGGAGGCACGACGGCTCGACCGCCCCCGAGGCCATCTCCTCACCGACGCGCAGCTGATCGATTTGGCAAAGACTGCCTGCACGAACAGGGATGAGCTGAAAGCGGCAGGCCTGCTGTCCCCGAAAAAACTGCAGCGCTACGGCGAGACGATCCTCGCGCTCATCCGTGCCGGCAGAAGCGTCCCGCCACACCAGGTTCCCCGGATCGAAGCACCGACTCGTCTGAACAAACGGGAGAAAATGAGATACGAACGTTTGCTGGAAGAGATCCGGCACCGTTGCGAAGCGCTGGCGATTGATCCGCAGTTGGTCGGCTCGGCCGCCGAATTGCGGCTCGTGGTTCGACACGCCGACGCCCCCGACAACCGTCTGCCGGCCAAGTTCAGACAAGGCTGGCGCCGAACGTTTCTCGAGGAGTATCTGGTGCAGCCGGGTTGA
- a CDS encoding microcin C ABC transporter permease YejB, whose translation MLIYIVKRIMLMVPTLFGIMLITFVVTQFVPGGPVDQMIALLEGHGGPGSEVAGSSMYRGATGLDAERLDELKRLYGFDRPPIERFLGMMADYLRFDLGTSYYYQQDVVDLVIARLPVSMSLGLWTFIIVYGVCVPLGITKAVRDGSTFDVVSSTLILVGYAIPGFVLGIALIVLFGGGSFWNIFPLRGLVSDDWAELGVVAKVLDYLWHMVLPITSSAIGSLAVMTMLTKNSFLEEISKQYVLTARAKGLDERTVMYKHVFRNAIIPIITGFPGYFIASFFTGSLLIETIFSLEGMGLLAYQSVLNRDYPVVLGTLYFFSIIGLVSRLLSDLSYVLVDPRIHFSSVDRHG comes from the coding sequence ATGCTTATATATATAGTCAAGCGCATCATGCTGATGGTCCCGACCCTGTTCGGCATCATGCTCATTACCTTCGTGGTCACCCAGTTCGTCCCCGGTGGGCCGGTCGACCAGATGATCGCCCTGCTCGAGGGCCACGGCGGGCCCGGTTCCGAAGTGGCGGGCTCGTCGATGTATCGCGGGGCGACCGGGCTCGATGCGGAACGGCTGGACGAACTGAAGCGGCTCTACGGCTTCGATCGGCCCCCGATAGAGCGGTTTCTGGGGATGATGGCCGACTATCTGCGTTTCGATTTAGGCACTTCCTACTATTATCAACAGGACGTGGTCGACCTGGTCATTGCCCGACTGCCGGTCTCCATGTCACTGGGGCTGTGGACCTTTATCATCGTCTATGGGGTTTGTGTGCCGCTCGGCATCACCAAGGCGGTGCGGGACGGTTCCACTTTCGATGTGGTGAGCAGCACCCTCATCCTGGTGGGCTATGCCATTCCCGGCTTCGTGCTCGGCATCGCCCTGATCGTCTTGTTCGGCGGCGGCAGCTTCTGGAATATCTTCCCGCTGCGCGGTCTGGTGTCCGATGACTGGGCCGAGTTGGGGGTGGTCGCCAAGGTGCTCGACTATCTCTGGCACATGGTTCTGCCCATCACCTCCAGCGCCATCGGCAGCCTGGCGGTGATGACGATGCTGACCAAAAACTCGTTTCTCGAGGAGATCTCCAAACAATACGTGCTGACCGCCCGGGCCAAGGGGTTGGACGAACGTACGGTCATGTACAAGCATGTCTTTCGCAACGCCATCATCCCCATCATCACCGGGTTCCCCGGTTATTTCATCGCCTCGTTTTTCACCGGCAGCCTGCTGATCGAGACCATTTTCTCCCTGGAGGGCATGGGATTGCTCGCTTACCAGTCGGTGCTCAATCGAGATTATCCGGTGGTTCTCGGTACCCTCTATTTCTTTTCGATCATCGGTCTGGTCAGCAGGTTGCTGTCTGACCTGAGCTATGTGCTGGTCGATCCGCGCATCCATTTCAGCTCCGTGGACCGGCATGGTTGA
- a CDS encoding ABC transporter permease codes for MVETVPTHRPLTPARRRWLRFKRSRRGYYSLIIFSVLFVVSLGAELISNDKPLLVRYQGAWHLPLLFEYPETTFGGFFETETAYRDPFFLAQMEQPGNRAIFPLNRHDFDSINFQIDGPVPSPPTGDNLLGTDDRGRDVLARLLYGFRLSVLFGLALTVLGTAVGILVGAIQGYLGGRIDLFGQRFIEIWGAMPELYLLIIFASIFEPSALLLLILLSLFSWMGLSDYVRAEFLKGRNLDYVRSAQALGVSGPVIMFRHLLPNGMTPVITFLPFRMSASILALTSLDFLGLGVPPSTPSLGELLAQGKANIDAWWLSLSTFLVLVGMLVLLIFIGEALREAFDPRKP; via the coding sequence ATGGTTGAAACGGTCCCCACCCATCGGCCGCTGACACCGGCGCGGCGGCGCTGGTTGCGTTTCAAGCGCAGTCGCCGCGGGTATTACAGCCTGATCATTTTTTCGGTGTTGTTTGTCGTCAGCCTCGGGGCCGAGTTGATCAGCAACGACAAACCGCTGCTGGTGCGCTACCAGGGGGCCTGGCATCTGCCGCTGCTGTTCGAGTACCCGGAAACGACGTTTGGCGGGTTTTTCGAGACCGAGACCGCGTATCGTGATCCGTTTTTCCTGGCGCAGATGGAGCAACCGGGCAACCGGGCCATCTTCCCGCTCAATCGACACGATTTCGACTCCATCAATTTTCAGATCGACGGGCCGGTCCCGTCACCGCCGACCGGCGACAATCTGCTCGGTACCGACGATCGCGGCCGCGACGTGCTGGCCCGGCTGCTCTACGGGTTTCGGCTCAGCGTGCTGTTCGGATTGGCCTTGACGGTACTGGGTACGGCGGTGGGGATCCTGGTCGGCGCCATCCAGGGCTACCTGGGCGGCCGCATCGACCTCTTCGGGCAGCGGTTCATCGAAATCTGGGGGGCGATGCCGGAACTCTATCTACTGATCATCTTCGCTTCGATCTTCGAGCCGAGCGCCCTGCTGCTCTTGATCCTGCTGTCCCTGTTCAGTTGGATGGGCCTGTCCGACTACGTTCGGGCTGAATTTCTCAAAGGGCGTAATCTCGATTACGTGCGCTCGGCTCAGGCGCTCGGGGTCAGCGGACCGGTCATCATGTTTCGTCACCTGCTGCCCAACGGCATGACGCCGGTCATCACCTTTTTACCGTTTCGCATGTCGGCCTCCATACTGGCGCTTACTAGCCTCGATTTCCTCGGGCTCGGAGTGCCGCCCTCGACGCCGAGCCTCGGTGAACTCCTGGCCCAGGGCAAGGCCAACATCGACGCTTGGTGGCTGTCGCTTTCGACGTTTCTGGTGCTGGTCGGTATGCTCGTCCTGTTGATCTTTATCGGCGAGGCCCTGCGCGAGGCCTTCGACCCCCGAAAACCGTGA
- a CDS encoding MlaE family ABC transporter permease: MGKPSGKNPIAALGDAGLYIVSDLGRMALFLLQAMHGIFRTPFRFRECIKQIHFIGTGSVLVIFFTALTTGMVLGLQGYYSLNKFGAEGALGSAVSLSLIMELGPVLTALMVAGRAGSAMCAELGIMRITEQIDALECMAIDPFRFFISPKFVAAIISVPLLTALFDVIGIAGGYLSGVLLMGVNPGSYVEGMRSSVTNHDINLGIIKSFVFALLVVWISTGRGYLVREIRGAGFGAESVSRVTTQAVVMASISVLIFDYLLTAIIL, translated from the coding sequence ATGGGAAAACCTTCCGGTAAAAACCCGATAGCCGCCCTCGGCGACGCGGGTCTCTATATTGTGTCGGATCTCGGCCGGATGGCGTTGTTCCTGCTACAGGCCATGCACGGGATATTCCGTACTCCCTTTCGCTTTCGCGAGTGCATCAAGCAGATCCACTTCATCGGCACTGGATCGGTACTGGTCATCTTTTTCACCGCCCTGACCACCGGTATGGTGCTCGGCCTGCAGGGCTACTATTCATTGAACAAGTTCGGCGCCGAAGGGGCGCTCGGATCGGCGGTGTCGCTCAGCCTGATCATGGAACTGGGGCCGGTCCTCACTGCCTTGATGGTGGCCGGCCGCGCCGGCTCGGCCATGTGCGCCGAACTCGGTATCATGCGGATCACCGAGCAGATCGACGCGCTGGAGTGTATGGCGATTGATCCGTTTCGCTTTTTCATCTCCCCGAAATTCGTTGCCGCCATCATCTCCGTGCCGTTATTGACCGCCCTGTTCGACGTCATCGGCATTGCCGGCGGTTATCTGTCCGGAGTGCTGCTGATGGGTGTGAATCCCGGCAGCTACGTGGAGGGAATGCGGTCCAGTGTGACCAACCACGACATCAACCTGGGCATCATCAAGTCGTTTGTCTTCGCCCTCCTGGTGGTCTGGATATCCACCGGCCGCGGCTACCTGGTGCGGGAGATTCGCGGGGCCGGCTTCGGGGCCGAGAGTGTCAGCCGGGTCACCACGCAGGCGGTGGTGATGGCTTCCATCTCGGTATTGATTTTCGACTATCTGCTGACGGCGATAATCCTATGA
- a CDS encoding ABC transporter ATP-binding protein yields MNPAAAISFAEVSKSFISRDGRRQVILDRVSFTVPAGKTTVIAGGSGQGKSVTLKLILRLLDVDSGTILVGDQDITRIKGAKLEAVRTRFGVLFQGGALFDSLSVYDNVALPLRERTEKREPEIRERVMETLSVLDLQGHEEKYPAQLSGGMRKRVALARALQLDPEIMLFDEPTTGLDPVMTHEIYELFARTQAQLGYTAIIVSHDIPTVFNLADQVIILHQGAMDVFASPDEIQWSTKPHIREFVRTTMGEIYQSQLVE; encoded by the coding sequence ATGAACCCTGCCGCCGCCATATCCTTTGCAGAGGTATCCAAGAGTTTCATCAGCCGGGATGGCCGGCGCCAGGTGATTCTCGATCGGGTGAGCTTTACCGTCCCGGCGGGCAAGACCACGGTCATCGCCGGCGGCAGCGGCCAGGGCAAAAGCGTGACGTTGAAACTGATTCTACGGTTGCTCGATGTCGACAGCGGCACCATCCTGGTTGGCGATCAGGATATCACCAGGATCAAGGGTGCCAAGCTGGAAGCGGTACGAACCAGGTTCGGCGTACTGTTCCAGGGCGGCGCGCTGTTTGATTCGCTGTCCGTTTATGACAACGTGGCCTTACCGTTGCGCGAGCGGACCGAGAAACGGGAGCCGGAGATTCGGGAGCGGGTCATGGAGACCTTGTCGGTGCTCGATCTGCAGGGCCACGAGGAGAAATACCCGGCCCAGCTAAGCGGCGGTATGCGCAAGCGGGTGGCCTTGGCACGGGCCCTGCAACTCGATCCCGAGATCATGCTCTTCGATGAGCCGACCACCGGCCTGGATCCGGTCATGACCCATGAGATCTATGAGCTGTTCGCGCGTACCCAAGCGCAGCTGGGGTATACGGCAATCATCGTCAGTCACGATATACCCACGGTCTTCAATCTCGCCGACCAGGTCATCATCCTGCACCAGGGGGCCATGGACGTGTTTGCCAGTCCCGATGAAATTCAGTGGTCAACGAAGCCGCACATCCGTGAATTCGTTCGTACCACGATGGGAGAAATCTACCAGAGTCAGCTAGTGGAATAG
- the mlaD gene encoding outer membrane lipid asymmetry maintenance protein MlaD, with amino-acid sequence MQSKTVELAVGLFMVAGFLALVYLALNLGEVGVFDRGRTYTVQAEFDNVSGVKKGAVVQVAGVVVGEVSEITLNQDQLAQLTLKVDKGLQIPTDSIVSVKSQGIIGDKVIQITLGGALDYFQENDLIVDTESAIDIESLISKFAFGSAQ; translated from the coding sequence ATGCAAAGCAAAACGGTGGAACTCGCAGTCGGTTTGTTCATGGTGGCCGGTTTTCTGGCCCTGGTCTATCTGGCGCTCAATCTCGGTGAGGTGGGGGTGTTCGATCGAGGCCGCACCTACACGGTGCAGGCCGAGTTCGATAACGTCTCGGGAGTGAAGAAGGGGGCCGTGGTGCAGGTGGCCGGGGTGGTGGTCGGCGAGGTCAGCGAGATCACCCTCAACCAGGACCAGTTGGCCCAGTTGACCCTGAAGGTGGACAAGGGGTTGCAGATTCCCACCGATTCGATCGTGTCGGTGAAATCGCAAGGCATCATCGGCGACAAGGTCATTCAGATCACCCTAGGCGGGGCTCTGGATTATTTTCAGGAGAACGATCTGATCGTCGATACCGAATCGGCCATCGACATCGAGTCGTTGATCAGCAAATTTGCCTTCGGCAGTGCTCAGTGA
- a CDS encoding MlaA family lipoprotein translates to MLRLILGLFIVLQCGAEPVRGAEFAPGPEQTFPDLLSDEPEEGVGGPDLLRDEPFIIDPSRIMGDPLFEDDYTLSPPPLLVRDPLEPFNRFVFEVNDRLYFWVFKPVKNVYADLLPEDIRQCLGNFFANLTAPIHFVNNVLQGEMEDAGIVLGRFFINTTIGVFGLGDPAGDEFGIKERDADFGQTLGKWGVGEGIYICWPGLGPSTARDSVGFLGDFYLHPVFYYSAGDTVFNVSYVSLERVNILSTSPDVYEELKRISLDPYVAARQAYYEYRRKVINER, encoded by the coding sequence ATGCTTCGTCTCATCCTTGGGTTGTTCATCGTCTTGCAGTGTGGAGCAGAGCCGGTTCGTGGAGCTGAGTTTGCTCCGGGGCCGGAACAGACCTTTCCTGACCTGCTCAGCGACGAACCGGAAGAGGGGGTTGGTGGTCCCGACCTGCTGCGAGATGAACCGTTTATCATCGACCCCTCCCGGATCATGGGCGACCCGCTGTTCGAGGACGACTATACGTTAAGCCCGCCACCCCTGCTGGTCAGGGATCCGCTTGAACCGTTCAATCGGTTTGTCTTCGAGGTGAACGACCGGCTCTATTTCTGGGTCTTCAAGCCGGTGAAAAACGTCTATGCGGACCTCTTGCCGGAAGACATCAGGCAGTGTCTCGGTAATTTTTTCGCCAACCTCACCGCACCGATCCACTTTGTCAACAACGTCTTGCAGGGCGAGATGGAAGATGCCGGGATCGTACTCGGACGCTTTTTCATCAATACCACGATTGGGGTATTCGGGCTCGGCGATCCCGCCGGAGATGAATTCGGCATCAAGGAACGCGATGCCGATTTCGGACAGACTCTTGGTAAATGGGGGGTCGGTGAGGGTATTTATATCTGCTGGCCGGGATTGGGGCCGTCCACGGCCAGGGACTCAGTCGGATTTCTGGGTGATTTTTATCTGCACCCGGTATTTTACTACTCGGCGGGAGATACCGTGTTTAATGTTTCCTATGTCTCCCTGGAACGGGTCAATATCTTGTCCACGTCCCCGGATGTCTACGAAGAGCTGAAGAGAATCTCTCTTGATCCCTATGTGGCGGCGCGACAGGCGTATTATGAATATCGCCGCAAGGTGATCAATGAGCGTTAA
- a CDS encoding MlaC/ttg2D family ABC transporter substrate-binding protein yields MKLSVLCIMLLLAVLLLGFSVPVRAEDPGPTEQLRPTIDQVITILLDESLKGSANKPERRRLIMETVSAGFDFREMSRRVLGATWHEISAEQQEYFVKQMTKLLENVYIGKLEEYSGQAVQYVGERVKGKRAQVTTAVEHQGQSFPIHYIMQKEQDRWMVYDINIEGVSLIRNYMEQFRSILRQESFDGLIKIIEDKNRSFNGNDVAA; encoded by the coding sequence ATGAAGCTGTCGGTTTTGTGCATAATGCTGTTGCTCGCTGTTCTTCTGCTCGGTTTTTCCGTGCCCGTCCGGGCCGAAGATCCCGGTCCGACGGAGCAACTGCGGCCAACCATCGACCAGGTTATCACCATTCTCCTGGATGAATCGCTCAAGGGGAGCGCCAACAAACCGGAGCGACGCCGGTTGATCATGGAGACGGTTTCCGCGGGGTTCGATTTTCGCGAGATGTCGAGACGGGTTCTGGGGGCGACCTGGCACGAGATCTCGGCCGAGCAGCAGGAGTATTTCGTCAAACAGATGACGAAGCTGCTGGAAAACGTCTATATCGGCAAGCTGGAGGAGTACAGCGGCCAGGCGGTGCAATATGTGGGTGAGCGAGTCAAGGGCAAGCGGGCCCAGGTGACGACGGCCGTCGAACACCAGGGACAGTCCTTCCCCATTCACTATATCATGCAGAAGGAACAGGATCGGTGGATGGTCTACGACATCAACATCGAAGGGGTCAGTTTGATCCGCAATTACATGGAGCAGTTCCGCTCGATCCTCAGGCAGGAGAGCTTTGACGGCCTGATCAAGATCATCGAGGACAAGAACCGCTCGTTTAACGGAAATGATGTCGCCGCCTGA
- a CDS encoding Crp/Fnr family transcriptional regulator, whose translation MMSPPDSPWRPGREQIDRAFSWLSPAQRQELSGLLSLRRLTPGEQLFAIGDPADTLYVLVEGRVAVKKQTGWGRNSQVIALLSPPAPIGEASLVGAAQRKTTVEAVEETLLLCLPGDSLRLLAADQPALALTLVNYLLRITCLRLEQCSSRLARIL comes from the coding sequence ATGATGTCGCCGCCTGATTCGCCCTGGCGTCCTGGGCGGGAACAGATTGACCGCGCCTTTTCCTGGCTGTCGCCGGCCCAGCGGCAGGAATTAAGCGGGTTGCTCAGCCTGCGCCGGTTGACGCCGGGAGAGCAGCTCTTTGCCATCGGCGATCCGGCCGATACCCTCTATGTGCTCGTCGAGGGTCGGGTGGCCGTCAAAAAACAGACCGGATGGGGACGAAACAGTCAAGTGATCGCTCTGCTGTCGCCGCCGGCGCCGATTGGTGAGGCGTCTCTGGTCGGGGCGGCACAGCGGAAGACTACGGTGGAGGCGGTGGAGGAGACGCTGCTCCTTTGTCTGCCGGGCGATAGCCTGCGGTTGCTCGCTGCCGATCAACCGGCACTGGCCCTGACCCTGGTCAATTACCTCCTGCGAATCACCTGCCTGCGCTTGGAACAATGTTCGTCGAGACTGGCGCGAATCCTGTGA
- a CDS encoding YceD family protein — translation MQVAFHDIVGNQCVRRITDDGWFPGEDVKSAGPVEGTAVLRRTAVDQVDVTGTLSVPVEAPCGRCCRDVRLVLDIEFFYRCIVGEDEAGTLQEMECREEDSQTQFLTEPVVDLGALCREQVLLALPARILCSSECKGLCQQCGADLNQGSCSCQPSTDTGPFAALKRLKDNKDRNH, via the coding sequence GTGCAGGTCGCATTTCATGACATCGTCGGCAACCAGTGTGTGCGCCGCATAACCGATGACGGATGGTTCCCCGGCGAGGACGTGAAAAGCGCCGGCCCGGTGGAAGGGACGGCAGTCTTGCGCCGGACGGCAGTCGACCAGGTCGACGTGACCGGCACCCTCTCGGTACCGGTGGAAGCACCGTGCGGGCGTTGTTGTCGTGACGTGCGGCTGGTTCTAGACATCGAGTTCTTCTATCGCTGCATTGTCGGCGAGGATGAGGCTGGTACTCTGCAGGAGATGGAGTGCCGGGAGGAAGATAGTCAGACGCAGTTTTTAACCGAACCGGTTGTCGACCTGGGGGCCCTGTGCCGTGAACAGGTGCTTCTGGCCTTGCCGGCGCGGATATTGTGTAGTTCGGAGTGCAAGGGATTGTGTCAACAGTGCGGTGCCGATTTGAACCAGGGCTCGTGCTCGTGTCAACCGTCGACCGATACGGGACCATTCGCCGCACTCAAGCGACTGAAGGATAACAAGGACCGGAACCACTGA
- the rpmF gene encoding 50S ribosomal protein L32, which yields MALPKRRHSHARTHKRRAHDALNKPGLNLCQDCGEPKQPHRLCGSCGKYKSRVVYVLDSEV from the coding sequence ATGGCCTTACCAAAAAGAAGACATTCACATGCGCGGACCCATAAGCGTCGTGCCCATGATGCCCTCAACAAACCGGGATTGAATCTCTGTCAGGACTGCGGCGAGCCGAAGCAGCCGCATCGCCTGTGCGGCAGCTGTGGCAAATACAAAAGTCGGGTCGTTTACGTCCTGGACTCCGAAGTCTAG
- the plsX gene encoding phosphate acyltransferase PlsX, with product MHIALDAMGGDHGPRELIAGALAAAEQADLDVLLVGNETVLARHVQELAAGRDGGRRLEIVHAPTTVGMDENPVDAIRKKRDSSIMVAFELVKSGRAAAAVSAGNSGATLAAAVRILGRLKNVARPGLASIFPTLKGPVVIMDVGANVECRPIHLYQFAVMASAFSRLYHVEKPRVGLLTIGEESGKGNSLVKETYALLQKSALNFIGNVEGRDVFKGDVDVIVCDGFVGNICLKISEGLAESAMKMLRDEIVKSPLAKLGYLLARPAFKKFQKRVDYAEYGGAPLLGIKGSGIICHGKSSAYAIKNALIEAMEMERLKINDFISRELEGGVTVQPEVA from the coding sequence GTGCACATTGCCCTGGATGCCATGGGTGGCGATCATGGCCCGCGGGAGTTGATAGCTGGGGCATTGGCGGCCGCCGAACAGGCTGACCTTGACGTTCTGCTGGTGGGCAACGAAACCGTTCTGGCCAGGCATGTGCAAGAATTGGCCGCCGGTCGGGATGGCGGTCGGCGCTTGGAAATCGTGCACGCCCCGACCACCGTCGGCATGGATGAAAACCCGGTCGATGCCATCCGCAAGAAACGTGATTCCTCGATCATGGTCGCCTTTGAGCTGGTCAAGTCCGGACGTGCCGCGGCGGCGGTCAGCGCCGGCAACTCCGGAGCGACCTTGGCCGCCGCCGTGCGGATTCTTGGCCGCTTGAAAAATGTCGCCCGCCCCGGTCTCGCCTCGATTTTTCCCACCCTGAAAGGGCCGGTGGTGATCATGGACGTCGGCGCCAATGTGGAGTGCCGTCCGATCCATCTGTATCAGTTCGCGGTCATGGCATCCGCTTTTTCCCGTCTCTATCATGTCGAAAAGCCGCGAGTCGGGCTGCTGACCATCGGTGAGGAATCGGGCAAGGGCAACAGCCTAGTCAAGGAGACCTACGCACTGCTACAGAAGAGTGCCTTGAACTTCATCGGTAACGTGGAGGGGCGAGACGTCTTCAAGGGTGACGTGGATGTCATCGTCTGTGACGGTTTTGTCGGCAACATCTGCCTCAAGATCAGTGAAGGCCTGGCCGAATCGGCCATGAAGATGCTGCGCGACGAGATCGTCAAATCACCCCTGGCTAAGCTCGGCTATCTCTTGGCTCGGCCGGCTTTCAAGAAATTCCAGAAACGGGTCGATTATGCCGAATATGGCGGTGCCCCGTTGCTCGGCATCAAGGGCTCGGGCATTATCTGCCACGGCAAGTCGAGCGCTTATGCGATAAAAAACGCTCTCATCGAGGCCATGGAGATGGAACGGTTGAAAATTAACGACTTTATATCCCGTGAGCTGGAAGGCGGGGTGACCGTGCAGCCAGAGGTGGCCTGA
- a CDS encoding beta-ketoacyl-ACP synthase III, with amino-acid sequence MGTAILGTGSCLPERVLSNVELEQIVDTNDEWIRTRTGIENRRIGASGEFTYQIAAQAARRALEMAGVGAEQIRLLVVGTISSHMLMPSCACFVQQEIGAHNAFAYDINAACSGFLYGMDIADKHIRADRDAKVLVIGAETLSSRLNWQDRNTCILFGDGAGAAVFGHVDAAERLVLGTNHYSDGRLWQLLYMHQAPSTNPDLLVPDNPGVHIIMEGREVFKHAVKAMEEAVGGLLDRVGMTIADVDLMIPHQANIRILKKLMERLEIPEEKVVLNVMHYGNTSAASIPIALDETNRAGRLRPGTTVLFCSFGGGFTWGATLLKW; translated from the coding sequence ATGGGGACGGCTATCCTGGGCACCGGTTCCTGTCTGCCCGAGAGAGTCCTCAGTAACGTCGAGCTGGAACAGATCGTCGACACCAACGACGAGTGGATCAGAACCAGAACCGGCATCGAAAACCGCCGTATCGGCGCATCCGGTGAGTTCACCTACCAGATCGCCGCACAAGCGGCCCGCCGGGCTCTGGAGATGGCCGGCGTGGGCGCCGAGCAGATCCGGCTGCTGGTGGTCGGCACTATCAGTTCACATATGTTGATGCCGTCCTGTGCTTGTTTTGTGCAACAGGAGATCGGCGCCCATAACGCCTTCGCTTACGATATCAACGCTGCTTGCTCCGGCTTTCTTTATGGAATGGATATCGCCGATAAGCATATCCGTGCCGACCGCGATGCCAAGGTTCTGGTCATTGGGGCGGAGACTCTTTCCTCTCGACTCAACTGGCAGGACCGCAACACCTGCATCCTCTTCGGCGACGGTGCCGGGGCCGCGGTCTTCGGCCATGTGGATGCGGCTGAGCGCCTCGTTCTGGGCACCAATCACTATTCGGACGGCCGCCTCTGGCAGCTGCTCTACATGCATCAGGCGCCCAGCACCAACCCAGACCTGCTGGTGCCGGACAACCCCGGTGTGCATATCATCATGGAAGGCCGTGAAGTTTTCAAACATGCGGTCAAGGCCATGGAAGAGGCGGTCGGCGGCCTGCTGGACCGGGTCGGCATGACCATTGCCGACGTGGATCTGATGATCCCCCATCAGGCCAATATCAGGATTCTGAAAAAATTGATGGAACGGCTGGAGATACCGGAAGAGAAGGTGGTGCTCAATGTGATGCATTACGGCAATACGTCGGCAGCATCCATCCCCATCGCTCTGGACGAGACCAATCGTGCCGGCCGCTTGCGGCCCGGGACGACGGTTTTGTTCTGCTCTTTCGGCGGCGGCTTTACCTGGGGTGCAACCCTGTTGAAGTGGTAA